In the Candidatus Electrothrix sp. GW3-4 genome, one interval contains:
- a CDS encoding lysophospholipid acyltransferase family protein, whose protein sequence is MLSRGIDFCITLLYWVWFIFGFLCIFSWRYAAALFSSDSERTFQGLNSCFFQILLSIIGRTAPGQKICIDDEVAAIRSSVIICNHLSYLDPLLLIALFPRHRTIVKPRFFMMPIFGQIIAKSGYLPGDGGGRFSRLMIHQMDSMPKFLQAGGNLFVFPEGTRSRSGEIGTMQQGAIKIARLLGAPIYLLQLRNTEKLFPPGKFLFATRKKNRITLKVLQRLEIDGASPPSSPQLMQKIEEAYRSAEP, encoded by the coding sequence GTGTTGAGCCGAGGCATCGACTTCTGCATAACCCTTCTCTACTGGGTCTGGTTCATCTTCGGCTTTCTTTGTATCTTTTCCTGGCGATATGCTGCGGCCCTGTTCAGCTCCGACTCTGAACGCACTTTCCAGGGGCTGAACAGTTGTTTTTTCCAAATCCTCCTCAGTATCATTGGCCGAACCGCTCCAGGACAAAAAATATGCATAGATGACGAGGTCGCGGCGATTCGTTCCTCGGTGATTATCTGCAATCACCTTTCTTACCTGGACCCTCTGCTGCTCATCGCCCTTTTTCCTCGCCACCGCACCATTGTGAAGCCCCGTTTTTTCATGATGCCGATCTTCGGTCAGATCATAGCCAAGTCCGGCTATCTACCGGGCGACGGAGGAGGGCGTTTTTCCCGCCTCATGATTCACCAGATGGACAGCATGCCCAAATTTTTACAAGCTGGAGGTAACCTCTTTGTCTTTCCAGAGGGCACACGAAGTCGCAGTGGAGAAATTGGGACTATGCAGCAAGGGGCCATAAAAATCGCCAGGCTCCTTGGCGCGCCCATTTATCTTCTCCAATTGCGCAATACGGAGAAACTCTTTCCTCCGGGAAAATTTCTTTTTGCGACGAGAAAAAAAAACAGAATTACCCTCAAGGTATTGCAACGCTTGGAAATCGATGGTGCATCTCCTCCTTCCTCACCCCAGCTGATGCAGAAAATAGAGGAGGCGTATCGTAGCGCAGAGCCATGA
- a CDS encoding radical SAM protein, protein MKVILISMPDVAPILIHEAAVHLPNHGIASVGGNIDAEHEVWLIDLVRKRRSIKKYLTKVIRKLQPDLVGLSAMAWQYDTCIRIARLLKSLQPEVKVVIGGYHATLMHEEIALSPEAQWLDFMIRGEGEEACRRLVNALAGQDELSAIPSLSYKKDGHFVHNPRGDNLDLSTLKLPIRDKRRLTWGYHLVHSKIEVIETSRGCTRSCNFCSMKHMYGRSFRTFPIERVLQDIDAIYFQKKTRCIFITDDNIVLDQARLMELCDAIIAKGYKGLKLFVQADCISIAKNEAMVAKMATAGFASIFLGIENVSRQNLSTACKGDIIAPAKKAVENCHKYGIMVIGGLIFGFPGDTEISIKENYEFFKNLQCDAAYCQILTPYPKTGMREHLLEQGLVTNPTDYKKYNGLWANVRTKYLDSAQLHYQFWYQRQVVLGWWNPSSQTGKQGRLWIFIWRFLFKPFLKLRYALHFKKDDWPARYQQEIDRLNKMNRFTDLEEFGE, encoded by the coding sequence ATGAAAGTCATCCTGATATCCATGCCCGATGTTGCTCCCATTCTCATCCATGAGGCGGCTGTCCACCTGCCCAATCACGGCATTGCCAGCGTGGGGGGAAATATTGACGCAGAGCATGAGGTCTGGCTCATTGATCTGGTCCGTAAACGCCGCTCAATCAAAAAATATCTGACCAAGGTTATCAGAAAACTACAACCAGACCTTGTCGGCCTATCGGCTATGGCCTGGCAGTATGACACCTGTATTCGCATTGCCCGGCTCCTCAAGAGCTTGCAGCCAGAGGTTAAGGTAGTTATCGGCGGCTACCACGCCACCCTCATGCATGAGGAAATTGCTCTCTCCCCGGAGGCACAATGGCTTGATTTTATGATTCGGGGGGAAGGGGAGGAGGCCTGCCGTCGTTTGGTCAACGCCTTGGCTGGTCAGGATGAGCTGTCTGCAATCCCCTCGCTCTCCTATAAAAAAGACGGTCACTTTGTCCATAATCCCAGAGGAGATAACCTGGATTTGAGCACCTTGAAGCTGCCTATCCGGGATAAACGGCGTCTGACCTGGGGCTACCATCTGGTCCACTCTAAGATTGAGGTCATCGAGACCTCGCGGGGCTGTACTCGTTCATGCAATTTCTGTTCAATGAAACATATGTACGGGCGGAGCTTCAGGACCTTCCCCATTGAACGCGTCTTGCAGGACATTGATGCTATCTATTTTCAGAAAAAAACACGCTGCATCTTTATCACGGACGATAATATCGTCCTGGATCAGGCCCGACTTATGGAGCTCTGCGACGCGATCATAGCCAAGGGGTATAAAGGGTTAAAACTCTTTGTCCAGGCCGATTGTATCAGCATAGCCAAGAACGAGGCAATGGTGGCCAAGATGGCAACAGCAGGCTTTGCTTCGATCTTTCTCGGCATTGAAAATGTCTCCCGGCAAAATTTGAGCACGGCCTGTAAGGGGGATATTATTGCGCCAGCAAAAAAGGCCGTTGAAAACTGTCATAAATATGGGATAATGGTTATTGGTGGCCTGATCTTCGGCTTTCCTGGGGATACCGAGATATCTATTAAAGAAAATTACGAATTTTTTAAAAATCTTCAGTGCGATGCCGCCTATTGTCAAATTCTGACCCCATATCCAAAGACCGGGATGCGTGAACACCTTCTTGAGCAAGGCTTGGTCACCAACCCAACGGATTACAAAAAATACAATGGCCTATGGGCAAATGTACGAACAAAGTACTTAGATTCCGCCCAGCTCCATTACCAATTTTGGTATCAGCGCCAGGTTGTGCTGGGCTGGTGGAATCCCTCATCACAAACAGGGAAACAGGGGCGGCTCTGGATATTCATCTGGCGCTTCCTTTTTAAACCCTTTTTGAAGCTCCGCTACGCCCTGCATTTTAAAAAAGACGACTGGCCAGCCCGTTATCAACAGGAGATCGACCGCCTGAACAAGATGAACAGGTTTACTGATCTTGAAGAGTTCGGAGAATAA
- a CDS encoding radical SAM protein, whose translation MQKTYNLEFTEQEIREAVAADQLLSIEIEFSRVCNFRCSYCYVEGQETWKNELSREEIKDVILQAKALGARKIIILGGEPSIYPQLPEILHFIGQEGLEIEMFTNGSGITQELADVLAQEKVRVALKLNSQNEELQDTLAGKQGAYQAIQRALGCLREAGYPGKGLYLAMSTVICQQNIEELPAIWQWLREQAIEPLFEVLTPQANASENTWLGVSPEELKTLFTQLADLDRKKFGRDWEPQPPLVGNRCMRHQVSCLVTSNGDIMPCVGVTIPLGNIRNNTLAHILHNSEEIQNLKNYRETIKGACRTCEKAEECYGCRGAAYQLTGDYLASDPTCWRNATLTKC comes from the coding sequence ATGCAAAAGACGTACAACCTTGAATTTACAGAGCAGGAGATTCGCGAGGCAGTTGCTGCCGACCAACTGCTCTCTATAGAAATTGAGTTCAGTCGGGTCTGTAATTTCCGTTGCTCCTACTGTTATGTTGAGGGGCAGGAGACATGGAAGAATGAACTCTCTCGGGAAGAGATTAAGGACGTTATCCTCCAGGCCAAGGCCTTGGGTGCCCGAAAAATTATTATCCTGGGCGGTGAGCCTTCTATCTATCCCCAGCTCCCGGAAATACTCCATTTCATCGGTCAGGAAGGCCTGGAAATAGAGATGTTCACCAATGGCTCCGGGATTACTCAGGAGCTTGCTGATGTTCTTGCTCAGGAAAAGGTTCGGGTTGCCCTGAAACTCAATTCCCAGAACGAGGAGCTTCAGGATACGCTTGCCGGTAAACAAGGTGCCTACCAGGCTATCCAACGAGCCTTGGGCTGCTTGCGCGAGGCAGGATATCCTGGTAAAGGACTCTACCTGGCCATGAGCACGGTCATTTGCCAACAGAATATTGAAGAGCTCCCGGCAATCTGGCAATGGCTGCGAGAGCAGGCAATTGAGCCGCTCTTTGAAGTCCTCACCCCCCAGGCCAATGCCTCAGAAAATACCTGGCTTGGGGTGAGTCCTGAAGAATTGAAAACGCTCTTTACCCAGCTCGCTGACCTTGATCGGAAAAAATTCGGCCGCGATTGGGAGCCTCAGCCTCCGCTGGTGGGTAACAGATGCATGCGGCACCAGGTTTCCTGCCTGGTGACCTCGAACGGCGATATTATGCCTTGCGTTGGGGTGACCATTCCCCTGGGGAATATCCGTAACAACACCCTTGCCCATATTCTCCATAATAGTGAAGAGATACAGAATTTAAAGAATTATCGGGAGACCATAAAGGGGGCCTGTCGAACCTGCGAAAAGGCTGAAGAATGTTACGGCTGCCGGGGCGCAGCCTATCAGCTCACTGGAGACTACCTTGCCTCCGACCCAACCTGTTGGCGTAACGCCACATTGACAAAATGTTAA
- a CDS encoding phosphopantetheine-binding protein, which translates to MSNDRNTTVLRVAEIIINELKLEDVTPETFDADLDLVDEVGIDSMDLATVALVLRDEYGIRIDEDDYPKLTTVRIIAQYIIDKLNSDE; encoded by the coding sequence ATGAGTAACGATCGTAATACAACCGTCCTTCGGGTTGCTGAAATAATTATTAACGAACTCAAGCTTGAGGACGTCACCCCTGAAACCTTTGACGCTGATCTGGATCTGGTGGATGAGGTGGGTATTGATTCGATGGATCTGGCCACTGTTGCCTTGGTGCTGCGGGATGAATACGGGATACGGATTGATGAAGACGATTACCCCAAACTGACCACCGTGCGCATCATTGCCCAATACATCATTGATAAGCTGAACAGCGACGAATAG
- a CDS encoding radical SAM protein, with protein sequence MAARPEYKQEYTFSAIIADPAIRERWEKVRKYFFLRESTYDMTNRCNVRCEGCYYYNGEKQFAQEVRDEQAWLQLFAAEKERGITFVVLAGAEPSLVPELCAAAYKVIPHGAIASNGLKPLPKEIDYRIHISVWGNDQTSLAVRKAPDMLARQMANYADDPRAVFVYTFTSENINDAREVTELLAKNKQQITFNMFSAPVGYNGPLRHSAASLEKTRKVMLDLLTEYPETVLFSPYNIVAHTHEQGLHALFSCPYPRMNPSTDIGLGRSFRQYRTDLQWDREAACCVPDTDCADCRHYAAGSAVVTARMYRHATDPSTFSAWLDYVDTYLSVWVRGYEKGTNLCTSLSNPPSNTQ encoded by the coding sequence ATGGCTGCCCGACCGGAGTATAAACAGGAGTATACATTCTCTGCTATCATAGCGGACCCGGCCATCAGAGAACGCTGGGAAAAGGTGCGCAAATATTTCTTTCTCCGCGAATCCACCTATGATATGACTAACCGCTGCAATGTGCGCTGCGAGGGCTGTTATTATTATAACGGAGAGAAACAGTTTGCCCAGGAAGTGCGGGATGAGCAGGCCTGGCTCCAGCTTTTTGCAGCGGAAAAGGAACGGGGTATCACCTTTGTGGTCCTGGCCGGAGCTGAACCCTCTCTGGTACCGGAACTCTGCGCTGCTGCCTACAAGGTTATTCCACACGGTGCCATTGCCAGCAACGGGCTCAAGCCGCTCCCCAAGGAGATTGACTACCGCATCCATATTTCCGTCTGGGGCAATGATCAGACCAGCCTGGCGGTACGTAAGGCCCCGGATATGCTGGCCCGCCAGATGGCAAACTATGCCGATGATCCCAGAGCGGTCTTTGTCTACACCTTTACCTCGGAAAACATCAACGATGCCAGGGAAGTGACCGAGTTGCTGGCAAAGAATAAGCAGCAGATCACTTTTAATATGTTCTCTGCTCCTGTAGGCTATAATGGTCCTCTTCGTCATAGCGCTGCAAGCCTGGAAAAGACCCGCAAGGTCATGCTGGACTTGCTGACGGAATATCCCGAGACTGTCCTCTTTTCCCCCTATAATATCGTTGCCCACACCCATGAACAGGGGCTCCATGCTCTGTTTTCCTGTCCCTATCCCCGAATGAACCCCTCCACCGATATCGGTTTGGGGCGTTCTTTCCGGCAATATCGGACAGACCTGCAATGGGATCGTGAGGCGGCCTGCTGCGTTCCGGATACAGATTGCGCCGACTGCCGCCATTATGCAGCGGGTAGCGCTGTGGTCACGGCCAGGATGTATCGCCATGCCACCGATCCAAGCACCTTCTCGGCCTGGCTCGATTATGTGGACACCTATCTCAGCGTTTGGGTCAGGGGCTATGAGAAAGGAACAAATCTCTGCACAAGCCTTAGTAATCCGCCTTCAAATACTCAGTAA
- a CDS encoding radical SAM protein, with protein MKTVSSLLDDHWYERYKKISKLNFRSSIYDVTNRCNLRCKGCFFFSSGEHEAAAEENDIEKWHAFVEKEMERGVNLAILIGGEPTLCLDRIEAFYKRMPTFCATNGLIKVPRDRFPDMMVGLSLWGTPEDEATLRGKDTFKISSANYAGDPHTYYLYTITPKQLGKTEEIIRKIKDVGLKVHMQLLSNDEGVDGFSWKPEELIAIRDEMDAMLDAYPETVISCKYYHEIITTGQMLGRPFGWLECPSVTIAKDNREPQPKRLINFIRWSSDLQTMHRCCTSETRDCSTCKDGAAHMSWVMVNKRAHMRSTKDFQNWIEVYEMFAKLYQFIPW; from the coding sequence ATGAAAACTGTCAGTTCCCTGCTGGATGACCATTGGTACGAGCGGTATAAGAAGATCTCCAAGCTGAATTTCCGCAGTTCCATTTACGATGTGACCAACCGCTGCAACCTGCGCTGCAAAGGTTGCTTTTTCTTTTCCTCTGGTGAGCATGAGGCGGCAGCTGAGGAAAATGACATCGAAAAGTGGCATGCCTTTGTGGAAAAGGAGATGGAGCGTGGGGTAAATCTGGCCATTCTCATCGGTGGAGAGCCCACCCTCTGCCTGGATAGGATTGAGGCCTTTTATAAACGCATGCCCACCTTTTGCGCCACCAATGGCCTAATCAAGGTGCCCAGGGATCGTTTCCCGGACATGATGGTTGGGCTCTCCCTTTGGGGGACCCCCGAGGATGAGGCAACCCTGCGCGGCAAGGACACCTTTAAGATCTCCAGTGCTAACTACGCGGGTGACCCCCATACCTATTATCTCTATACCATCACCCCAAAGCAGTTGGGCAAGACCGAAGAGATCATCCGCAAAATCAAAGATGTTGGCCTGAAGGTCCATATGCAACTTCTCTCCAATGACGAGGGCGTTGATGGATTTTCCTGGAAGCCCGAGGAACTGATCGCGATCCGGGACGAGATGGATGCTATGCTGGATGCCTATCCAGAAACGGTGATTTCCTGCAAATATTACCATGAGATCATCACCACCGGCCAAATGCTGGGCCGTCCCTTTGGCTGGCTGGAATGCCCGTCCGTGACCATTGCCAAAGATAATCGGGAGCCCCAGCCCAAGCGTCTGATCAACTTCATCCGCTGGTCCTCAGATCTCCAGACCATGCACCGTTGCTGCACCTCGGAAACCAGGGATTGCTCCACCTGTAAGGACGGCGCGGCCCATATGAGTTGGGTCATGGTCAATAAGCGTGCCCACATGCGAAGTACCAAGGACTTCCAGAACTGGATCGAAGTCTACGAGATGTTCGCCAAACTCTACCAGTTCATCCCCTGGTAA
- a CDS encoding beta-ketoacyl-[acyl-carrier-protein] synthase family protein yields MGAKDAVIIGCDAVSPLGIELDEQWQRALAGRSGVGPLTRFALPEDFPVRIAGQVPDIDHLDYPFLTARHQAAWSSPVFKYSLLTVIRALKRSGIELTAELAPRTAVTYSSAIGGLDAVLRSDRRLQAENKLPHPYANPNSCINMIGGKIAIATGAQGPITSTITACATGLTSMLIAALFMAQGRADLAICGAVDFALVEPIVAGFHTMNGAYNPKEGREGDPPESASRPFSIDRRGFVISEGAGAVILATREFADAHGLPYAARLAGWGMTSDAHHFVAPHLATVRQCMEDALADAKVSPQDIAMVNAHAASTKVGDRVEYEALRAVFGEKMPPITANKSLIGHAMGASSVIETIFSLQGIQDSLLPPTINYTPDPELELDCVSEGSRSLEQEYILKNSFGFGGCNACAVLQKVA; encoded by the coding sequence ATGGGGGCGAAAGATGCCGTCATTATAGGCTGTGATGCCGTCTCTCCCTTGGGGATTGAGCTGGATGAGCAATGGCAGCGCGCCTTGGCGGGCCGAAGCGGCGTTGGTCCGCTCACCCGCTTTGCCCTGCCAGAGGACTTCCCGGTCCGCATTGCCGGTCAGGTGCCGGATATTGACCATCTGGACTATCCCTTTCTCACTGCCCGCCATCAGGCAGCCTGGAGTTCACCGGTCTTTAAATATTCCCTGCTCACCGTAATTCGCGCCTTGAAGCGCAGCGGTATTGAACTGACCGCAGAGCTGGCGCCGCGCACAGCTGTGACCTATAGCTCAGCCATTGGTGGCTTGGATGCCGTCCTCAGGTCAGACAGACGCCTGCAGGCCGAGAACAAGCTTCCCCATCCCTATGCCAATCCCAACTCCTGCATCAATATGATCGGCGGCAAGATCGCCATTGCCACTGGTGCCCAGGGACCGATTACCTCCACCATTACCGCCTGTGCCACTGGCCTGACCTCCATGCTCATCGCGGCCCTGTTCATGGCCCAAGGCCGAGCTGATCTGGCCATCTGTGGAGCAGTGGATTTTGCCCTGGTTGAGCCCATTGTAGCCGGTTTTCATACCATGAATGGGGCCTATAACCCCAAAGAGGGCCGGGAAGGAGATCCCCCGGAAAGCGCCAGCAGGCCCTTCTCCATTGATCGGCGGGGCTTTGTTATCTCTGAAGGGGCTGGCGCGGTGATCCTGGCGACCAGGGAATTTGCCGATGCCCACGGTTTACCTTACGCTGCCCGCCTGGCTGGCTGGGGGATGACCTCAGATGCCCACCATTTTGTGGCCCCGCATCTAGCCACGGTCAGGCAATGTATGGAGGATGCCTTGGCTGATGCCAAGGTTTCCCCCCAGGATATTGCTATGGTCAATGCCCATGCCGCCTCCACCAAGGTGGGTGATAGGGTGGAATACGAGGCCCTGCGCGCCGTCTTTGGCGAGAAGATGCCACCAATTACCGCCAATAAATCCCTGATCGGACATGCGATGGGGGCCTCCAGCGTCATTGAAACCATCTTTTCCCTCCAGGGCATACAGGACAGCCTGCTGCCGCCCACCATCAACTATACCCCTGATCCTGAACTGGAACTGGACTGCGTGTCTGAAGGCAGCCGCTCACTTGAGCAGGAGTATATCCTGAAAAACTCCTTCGGCTTTGGCGGCTGTAATGCCTGCGCCGTTCTCCAGAAGGTCGCCTAA
- a CDS encoding beta-ketoacyl-[acyl-carrier-protein] synthase family protein: MKAPKNRRVFVVGYDAATALGNTFTATWQAAIEGQAGFRRVTRCATASRSNVVGEIPDWDPSQLPYVDRKEASLWNAAYVFLTMEVCRRALEHAGLEMNEETGPRTGCLIGSALNGTDAYRIATENYRVGGPFKVSPYLLPNVCANLPGGKAGMLTGFTGPIFSPQGACASGNHAIALGARMIRDGDCDFMLAGGVETCLVPEIIQGFSNMLASIKVGEKDRAFKDPTQASRPFSLDRKGFVLAEGAAVLVLAAEEAVQALGLQPKAEVLGIGWNSDAHHFTRPNATTIIRAIHDALDDAEISAEDIGSINAHGTSTPTGDATEVECLRRVFGEALSGIPISANKSQVGHSLGASAAIEASLSIEAMNKGLVLPTVNHIPDPAFADLDVVPNVVRNHSYEYVLSNSFGFGGTNCCLVFRGI; this comes from the coding sequence ATGAAGGCTCCCAAGAACAGACGTGTTTTTGTGGTCGGCTATGATGCGGCCACCGCCTTGGGTAATACCTTTACCGCAACCTGGCAGGCCGCTATCGAAGGCCAGGCAGGCTTCCGCAGGGTTACCCGCTGCGCGACCGCCAGCCGCAGCAATGTGGTGGGGGAAATCCCGGACTGGGACCCCAGCCAGCTCCCCTATGTGGACCGGAAAGAGGCCTCGCTCTGGAATGCCGCCTATGTCTTCCTGACCATGGAGGTCTGTCGCCGGGCCCTGGAACATGCCGGGCTGGAAATGAATGAGGAAACCGGTCCACGGACCGGCTGCCTGATCGGTTCGGCCCTGAACGGGACTGATGCCTACCGAATTGCGACAGAGAACTATCGGGTCGGCGGCCCCTTTAAGGTCAGCCCCTATCTTCTGCCCAATGTCTGCGCCAACCTGCCCGGCGGCAAGGCGGGCATGCTCACCGGCTTTACCGGACCTATCTTCTCTCCCCAAGGGGCCTGCGCCTCAGGGAATCATGCCATTGCCCTAGGCGCCAGGATGATCCGGGATGGGGACTGTGATTTCATGCTGGCAGGCGGGGTGGAGACCTGCCTGGTCCCGGAAATTATCCAGGGGTTTTCCAATATGCTGGCCAGCATCAAGGTGGGGGAAAAGGACCGGGCCTTTAAGGATCCAACCCAGGCCTCTCGCCCCTTCAGTCTGGATCGCAAGGGCTTTGTCCTGGCCGAAGGAGCAGCCGTGCTGGTGCTGGCCGCAGAAGAGGCAGTGCAGGCCCTGGGACTCCAGCCAAAGGCAGAGGTTTTAGGGATAGGCTGGAACTCAGATGCCCACCATTTTACCCGGCCCAACGCAACTACCATAATTCGGGCCATCCATGATGCCTTGGATGATGCGGAGATCAGCGCCGAGGACATCGGCTCCATCAATGCCCACGGCACCTCTACCCCCACCGGAGATGCAACTGAGGTGGAATGCCTGCGCAGGGTCTTTGGCGAGGCCCTGTCCGGCATACCGATCTCAGCCAATAAATCCCAGGTCGGGCATTCCCTGGGGGCCTCAGCGGCCATCGAAGCATCCCTCTCTATCGAGGCCATGAATAAAGGCTTGGTTCTACCCACGGTGAATCATATCCCGGATCCCGCCTTTGCTGACCTGGATGTGGTGCCCAATGTGGTACGTAATCATAGTTATGAATATGTCCTGTCCAACTCCTTTGGTTTTGGTGGAACCAACTGCTGTCTCGTGTTCCGAGGTATCTGA
- a CDS encoding thioesterase family protein — MRPKPFRPQPLENPSFVRDTTSGLVWFRCEMRTLYIDTDRSQVVYHSNYLKYFEFARASLMRETKYPYKQIEEDGFVYPIIKTELNYYSPLFYDDLMYIHIRPGKLERVRLQFEYLITKAEQGEISCTGFTRHCAINEKGVPVEIDPQTLRLWQEFPDS, encoded by the coding sequence ATGCGACCTAAACCCTTTCGTCCTCAGCCCTTAGAAAATCCCTCCTTTGTCCGCGATACTACCAGCGGCCTGGTCTGGTTTCGCTGCGAAATGCGGACCCTGTACATTGACACTGATCGTTCCCAGGTGGTCTATCATTCCAATTACCTCAAGTATTTCGAATTTGCCAGGGCTTCCCTGATGCGGGAGACCAAGTACCCGTATAAGCAGATAGAGGAGGACGGCTTTGTCTATCCCATCATCAAGACCGAGCTGAACTATTATTCGCCGCTCTTTTATGATGATCTGATGTACATCCACATCCGTCCCGGAAAACTCGAACGCGTCAGGCTTCAGTTTGAGTACCTGATCACCAAGGCGGAGCAGGGCGAGATCTCCTGCACCGGCTTTACCCGCCATTGCGCAATAAATGAAAAGGGGGTACCGGTGGAGATTGATCCACAGACCCTGCGCCTCTGGCAGGAATTTCCTGATTCATGA
- a CDS encoding polyketide synthase dehydratase domain-containing protein, with protein MSNERLPVTLPVQPWFQDHSFAGKIVLPAVESLQLLAAHVAEAFPGADISVMEDMRFAKFLEIPPEATEMDVLVEFAPAGERVGAQLLTRKACGKMSRIKEHSQVFFPLAAGERPPSQLDPTLPANALQKIPVEQLYRELVPFGPQYQTLQERLFLYEDSAWGVLKAPLLPLVSTVQEQIGSPFPLDGAMHAASVLGQQKVDFTPLPIGIDQRIILLPTQPSGEYLTKVSAVALSEKELVFDLVILDRAGQVYEVVKGLRMRDVRGGMRI; from the coding sequence ATGAGCAACGAACGCCTTCCTGTCACGCTCCCTGTTCAACCTTGGTTCCAGGACCATTCCTTTGCCGGTAAAATCGTTCTCCCTGCGGTGGAAAGTCTCCAGCTGCTCGCAGCGCACGTTGCCGAAGCCTTTCCCGGCGCAGATATCTCTGTTATGGAGGACATGCGCTTTGCTAAGTTTCTTGAAATCCCGCCTGAGGCCACGGAGATGGATGTTCTGGTTGAATTCGCTCCTGCTGGGGAGAGGGTAGGGGCTCAGCTCCTCACCCGGAAGGCATGCGGGAAGATGAGCAGGATCAAGGAACACAGCCAAGTCTTTTTTCCCCTGGCGGCGGGAGAACGCCCGCCTTCCCAGCTTGATCCAACCCTGCCTGCAAACGCGCTGCAAAAAATTCCTGTTGAACAGCTCTATCGTGAATTAGTGCCTTTCGGCCCGCAGTACCAGACTCTTCAGGAGAGGTTGTTTTTGTATGAGGACAGTGCCTGGGGCGTTCTGAAAGCACCTTTGCTTCCCTTGGTCTCTACGGTTCAGGAACAGATCGGTTCACCTTTTCCCTTGGATGGTGCCATGCATGCGGCCAGTGTTTTGGGGCAGCAGAAGGTGGACTTTACCCCCTTACCGATTGGTATTGATCAACGGATTATCCTGCTTCCGACCCAGCCTAGTGGTGAATACCTGACTAAGGTGTCCGCTGTCGCGCTGTCAGAGAAGGAGCTGGTGTTCGATTTGGTGATTCTTGATAGGGCTGGGCAGGTTTATGAGGTGGTGAAGGGTTTGAGGATGCGGGATGTGCGTGGGGGGATGAGGATATAG